In Chryseobacterium gleum, a single genomic region encodes these proteins:
- a CDS encoding Tex family protein, protein MTTVEFIQKQLNISEKSINNTLQLLAEDCTIPFISRYRKDKTGNLDETQIEQISKISRQFEEIVKRKESILKSIKEQNSLTPELRQRIEESFDIQELEDLYLPFKKRKKTKADAAKEKGLEPLARIIMSQKNNDVQFLASKYLSSEVTSEEEALQGARDIMAEWINENMYVRKNLRRLFQRKAVITSKVVKAKKDEEEAQKFSQYFEWEESLNRTPSHRLLAMLRAEAEGFVKTNVGIDKEEAIDFIEKAIIKSNNESSDQISLAIKDSYKRLLEPAISNETLQEAKEKADKKAIEIFSENLSQLLLAPPLGEKRILAIDPGYRSGCKVVCLDEKGDLLHNETIYPHAPQNESGMAMKKIRSMVNAYNIEAISIGNGTASRETEFFIKKIAFDKPLQVFVVSEAGASVYSASKIARDEFPSYDVTVRGAVSIGRRLSDPLAELVKIDAKSIGVGQYQHDVDQTQLKNELDSTVMKCVNSVGINLNTASKSLLSYVSGIGEKMAENIVNYRTENGAFEDRKQLKKVPRLGDKAFQQAAAFVRIKNARNPLDNSAVHPEAYGIVEKMAKDLGIKTNELIANKEKIALVKPENYITEEIGILGIKDILKELEKPGLDPRKAAKVFEFDPNVKSIKDLKAGMILPGIVNNITAFGCFVDLGIKESGLVHISQLKDGFVSDVNEVVKLHQHVRVKVTEVDEARKRVQLSMIL, encoded by the coding sequence ATGACGACCGTAGAATTTATCCAGAAACAGCTGAATATTTCTGAAAAGAGCATCAACAATACTTTACAACTATTAGCAGAAGACTGCACCATTCCTTTTATTTCCCGTTACCGGAAAGATAAAACCGGAAATCTTGATGAAACACAAATCGAACAGATTTCAAAAATAAGCAGGCAGTTTGAAGAGATTGTTAAAAGAAAGGAATCTATTTTAAAATCTATTAAAGAACAGAACTCTTTAACGCCTGAACTTCGACAGAGAATAGAGGAAAGCTTTGACATCCAGGAGCTGGAAGATCTTTATTTACCTTTCAAAAAACGTAAAAAAACCAAAGCTGATGCCGCTAAGGAAAAAGGGCTTGAACCTTTGGCCAGAATTATCATGAGTCAAAAGAATAATGATGTGCAGTTTCTGGCATCAAAATACCTCAGCAGCGAAGTTACATCCGAAGAAGAAGCACTTCAGGGAGCCAGGGATATTATGGCAGAATGGATTAATGAAAATATGTATGTGCGTAAAAATCTCCGCAGATTATTTCAGCGTAAGGCAGTTATTACTTCAAAAGTTGTAAAGGCTAAAAAAGATGAAGAGGAAGCACAGAAATTCTCCCAGTATTTTGAATGGGAAGAAAGCCTTAACAGAACTCCCTCCCACAGACTTCTGGCCATGTTGAGAGCTGAAGCGGAAGGCTTCGTCAAAACGAATGTAGGAATAGACAAAGAAGAGGCGATTGATTTTATTGAAAAAGCAATTATTAAATCAAATAATGAAAGTTCGGACCAGATTTCGCTGGCCATAAAAGACAGTTATAAAAGACTTCTTGAGCCTGCCATTTCTAATGAAACCCTGCAGGAAGCCAAAGAAAAGGCAGACAAAAAAGCAATCGAAATCTTCTCTGAAAACTTGAGCCAGTTGCTTCTGGCTCCACCTTTGGGAGAGAAAAGAATCCTTGCAATAGATCCTGGATACCGAAGCGGCTGCAAAGTAGTATGTCTGGATGAAAAAGGTGACTTGCTGCACAACGAAACCATTTACCCTCATGCTCCACAGAACGAAAGCGGAATGGCCATGAAAAAAATTCGTTCTATGGTAAATGCCTATAATATTGAAGCCATTTCAATTGGTAATGGAACAGCAAGCCGTGAAACAGAGTTTTTTATTAAAAAAATTGCTTTTGATAAGCCTTTGCAGGTTTTCGTGGTTTCTGAAGCCGGAGCATCAGTGTACTCTGCAAGTAAAATTGCAAGAGACGAGTTTCCTTCCTATGATGTGACCGTTCGCGGTGCCGTTTCCATCGGGAGGAGACTCTCTGATCCGCTGGCAGAACTGGTGAAAATTGACGCCAAATCTATAGGTGTGGGGCAATATCAGCATGATGTGGATCAGACCCAATTAAAAAACGAGCTGGATTCTACTGTGATGAAATGTGTAAATTCTGTAGGAATTAATCTCAATACTGCCAGCAAATCACTTCTAAGCTACGTTTCCGGGATCGGGGAAAAAATGGCTGAAAATATAGTTAATTACCGTACTGAAAACGGAGCGTTTGAAGACAGAAAGCAGCTTAAAAAAGTTCCGAGGCTTGGAGATAAAGCTTTCCAGCAGGCAGCAGCTTTTGTAAGGATTAAGAATGCCAGAAATCCGCTGGATAATTCTGCTGTACACCCCGAAGCTTATGGAATTGTTGAGAAAATGGCCAAAGATTTAGGGATTAAAACCAATGAACTGATTGCCAATAAGGAAAAAATAGCTCTGGTAAAACCGGAAAACTATATCACGGAAGAGATCGGGATTTTAGGAATTAAGGATATTTTAAAAGAACTTGAAAAACCGGGACTGGATCCAAGAAAGGCCGCCAAAGTATTTGAATTCGATCCAAATGTTAAAAGCATTAAAGATTTAAAAGCCGGTATGATTCTTCCTGGAATTGTCAATAATATTACAGCCTTCGGATGTTTTGTAGATCTTGGAATTAAAGAAAGCGGACTGGTTCATATTTCCCAGCTGAAAGACGGATTTGTTTCCGATGTCAATGAAGTAGTAAAGCTTCACCAGCATGTTCGTGTAAAGGTAACCGAAGTGGATGAGGCAAGAAAAAGAGTGCAGCTGAGTATGATTTTGTAA
- a CDS encoding HAD family hydrolase: MDTKNLVFDLDGTLWDPRATIIKIWNKVLGKRQLIQREIKPEDMDQYMGLLAHDIIKDIVPGISDLQIRELLSEIVAEENKILRIQGGILYDGVEATLKSLSSTHSLFIVSNCQDGYIESFLEYYQFNDLFTDFESHGRTQKPKADNIKLLMERNQLSIEDSVYIGDTQTDYDSARANGLPFVFCEYGFGKLAESLYEPSILTFPDLKVHISDIAR; the protein is encoded by the coding sequence TTGGACACAAAGAACTTAGTTTTCGACCTGGATGGCACATTATGGGATCCCAGAGCGACGATCATCAAAATATGGAATAAGGTATTGGGTAAACGTCAGTTGATTCAAAGAGAAATAAAACCCGAAGACATGGATCAGTACATGGGTTTATTAGCTCACGATATTATCAAAGATATTGTTCCGGGAATTTCGGACCTTCAGATACGGGAGCTTCTTTCTGAGATCGTAGCCGAAGAAAATAAAATCCTGCGTATACAAGGCGGAATTTTATATGACGGTGTGGAAGCTACATTGAAAAGCCTTTCCAGTACTCATTCTCTTTTTATTGTAAGTAACTGCCAGGACGGTTATATTGAATCTTTTTTAGAATATTATCAATTCAATGATCTGTTTACAGATTTTGAATCCCATGGGCGAACTCAAAAGCCAAAGGCTGACAATATCAAGCTTCTTATGGAAAGAAATCAGCTATCCATTGAAGATTCTGTATACATAGGTGATACACAAACCGATTATGATTCAGCAAGGGCTAATGGACTTCCATTTGTTTTCTGTGAATATGGTTTTGGAAAGTTAGCTGAATCTCTTTATGAGCCATCCATTCTTACATTTCCAGATTTAAAGGTTCATATTTCTGATATTGCAAGATAA
- a CDS encoding M20/M25/M40 family metallo-hydrolase, whose product MRINRFFAVPAVVLAAQFSWAQIKVDPKERLDSVVKSFVDEVNNNSQLENLAYELLDGIGPRLVGTPEMLAANEWSANKLRSWGVDANLQQFGTWKGWQRGTTHVDMTYPRVKSLAATQLAWSPATKKAVEAEVIILPKVSSKAEFDQWLPSVKGKIVLMAQYQKIGRSDEQIKEFATPELYEKLKAEREQAAKDFTAYVKNIGYDNNSLPEALEKAGAAGIAISNWTGIMGANRIFGAKTSKIPMIDIDVEDYGMLYRMAEKGGKPKIKIDAQSKILPEAKSFNTIGMIKGKEKPDEYVILSAHLDSWDGAQGATDNGTGTITMLEAMRILKKYYPNNKRTIVIGLWGSEEQGLNGSRGFVADNPQIIKGVQAAFNQDNGTGRVVNISGQGFVKAYDYIGRWLDGVPKAVKTHIKTDFPGMPGGGGSDHASFVAAGVPGFSLGSLNWGYFGYTWHTTKDTYDKIVFDEVKNNVILTAALAYMASEDPEFMNREKRAMPQDDKGETVKWPEVKEPRRSSKDYK is encoded by the coding sequence ATGAGGATAAATAGATTTTTTGCAGTGCCTGCAGTAGTGCTGGCTGCCCAGTTTTCATGGGCTCAGATAAAGGTTGACCCCAAAGAAAGGTTAGACTCTGTCGTAAAAAGTTTTGTAGATGAAGTAAATAATAATTCCCAGCTGGAAAATCTGGCTTATGAACTGCTGGACGGTATCGGGCCACGCCTTGTGGGAACTCCGGAAATGCTTGCCGCAAATGAATGGAGTGCCAACAAGCTTCGTTCGTGGGGAGTGGATGCCAATCTTCAGCAGTTTGGAACCTGGAAAGGATGGCAAAGAGGAACAACGCATGTTGATATGACCTATCCGCGGGTAAAATCTCTTGCAGCAACACAGCTGGCGTGGAGTCCGGCAACTAAAAAAGCGGTTGAGGCAGAAGTGATTATTCTTCCGAAAGTATCTTCCAAAGCAGAATTTGACCAATGGCTTCCTTCTGTGAAGGGCAAAATAGTCCTGATGGCACAATATCAGAAAATCGGACGCTCTGATGAGCAGATCAAAGAATTTGCTACTCCTGAGCTGTATGAAAAGCTTAAGGCAGAAAGAGAACAGGCTGCCAAAGACTTTACAGCGTATGTAAAAAATATAGGATATGATAACAACAGCCTTCCTGAAGCGTTAGAAAAAGCAGGTGCAGCAGGCATTGCCATTTCTAACTGGACCGGCATCATGGGGGCTAACAGAATATTTGGCGCAAAAACATCCAAGATTCCAATGATCGATATTGATGTGGAAGACTATGGAATGCTTTACAGGATGGCGGAAAAAGGAGGGAAGCCTAAAATTAAAATTGATGCCCAGTCAAAAATACTTCCTGAAGCCAAAAGTTTTAATACGATCGGGATGATCAAAGGAAAAGAAAAGCCTGATGAATATGTTATTCTTTCTGCTCACCTTGATTCATGGGATGGCGCCCAGGGCGCTACAGATAACGGAACCGGAACGATCACGATGCTTGAGGCAATGAGGATTCTGAAAAAATACTATCCTAACAATAAAAGAACGATTGTCATTGGACTTTGGGGAAGTGAAGAGCAGGGACTGAACGGTTCAAGAGGTTTTGTTGCAGATAATCCTCAGATTATAAAAGGAGTACAGGCTGCTTTTAATCAGGATAACGGTACCGGCCGTGTGGTAAATATCAGCGGTCAGGGATTTGTAAAAGCTTATGATTATATCGGAAGATGGCTTGATGGCGTTCCTAAAGCAGTGAAGACCCATATTAAAACAGACTTCCCTGGAATGCCTGGCGGCGGTGGATCGGATCATGCTTCTTTTGTGGCAGCAGGAGTACCGGGATTTTCTTTAGGTTCTCTGAACTGGGGCTACTTCGGATATACATGGCACACTACAAAAGATACCTATGATAAAATTGTTTTTGACGAGGTAAAAAATAATGTGATCTTAACGGCCGCATTAGCGTATATGGCTTCTGAAGATCCGGAATTCATGAACAGAGAGAAGAGAGCAATGCCTCAGGATGATAAAGGGGAAACAGTAAAATGGCCGGAAGTAAAAGAACCAAGAAGAAGTTCTAAGGATTATAAATAA
- a CDS encoding histone H1 — MKELIEKINAEFEAFTTEANQQAEKGNKAAGTRARKAALELSKLFKEFRKVSVEEAKK; from the coding sequence ATGAAAGAACTAATTGAAAAAATCAACGCAGAATTTGAAGCGTTCACAACTGAGGCAAACCAACAAGCGGAAAAAGGAAACAAGGCTGCTGGTACAAGAGCTCGTAAAGCAGCTTTAGAACTAAGCAAACTGTTCAAAGAATTCAGAAAAGTTTCTGTAGAAGAAGCTAAGAAATAA
- a CDS encoding PLP-dependent aminotransferase family protein, whose translation MMEPYKYEVFAAAIEEQIRNGILQENDRLPSVREIKRKYKLSTSSVQRGFEYLMIKGLIRSNPRSGYFVRRIQDENIPEVKTKFPAVVRDEVFMKNIMLTSKRTSESSSFNTAVPGDLLIPQKLILRTMQEVIREKGASLLRYYPSNGLEALRKHIAKKMGTYDCTLNPDEIIITDGALQALTIALKSAVKAGDVVAVDSPCVFSVLEVIAHLELKVIEIPVHYKGGFDTEFFRKACKENNIRTLVVTPNFHNPTGVLMNDETKKEILTIAEAHQLYIIENDMYSDLYFGDQRPRSIKSFDTKGQVMIYSSFSKTLSPGIRLGWLYAGDLYARAERVRFALGRSVSPVYQELVLKLLQGNSYERHLQSFRKKLNQQAAEVLEAVRNSFPENSYFHRPQGGYSIWGQLPESTDIKRFYDYCERHRILFTPGDTFSFMDRYHYHFRIIFAERITSESIVLLESAGTKAKELQI comes from the coding sequence ATGATGGAACCCTATAAGTACGAAGTTTTTGCAGCTGCAATAGAGGAACAGATACGCAATGGAATTTTACAGGAAAATGACAGGCTTCCGTCTGTTCGTGAGATTAAGAGAAAATACAAGCTGAGTACAAGTTCTGTACAAAGGGGATTTGAATATCTTATGATCAAAGGACTGATCAGGAGCAATCCACGATCCGGATATTTTGTCAGGAGAATTCAGGATGAAAATATCCCTGAAGTGAAAACAAAATTCCCGGCGGTCGTGAGAGACGAAGTGTTCATGAAAAACATAATGCTGACTTCCAAAAGAACTTCCGAATCCAGCTCTTTTAATACGGCAGTGCCCGGTGATCTGCTGATTCCACAGAAGCTTATCCTGAGAACGATGCAGGAAGTTATTCGTGAAAAAGGAGCATCTCTTCTCAGATATTATCCTTCAAATGGCCTGGAAGCATTAAGGAAGCATATTGCAAAAAAAATGGGCACTTATGACTGTACCTTAAATCCTGATGAAATCATTATCACTGATGGTGCTTTGCAGGCTCTTACCATTGCTTTAAAATCGGCTGTAAAAGCCGGTGATGTGGTAGCCGTTGACAGTCCTTGTGTGTTTTCTGTACTCGAAGTAATTGCCCATCTGGAACTGAAAGTGATAGAGATTCCTGTACATTATAAAGGAGGCTTTGATACTGAATTCTTCAGAAAAGCTTGTAAGGAAAATAATATCCGTACTCTGGTTGTTACTCCGAATTTTCACAACCCTACAGGAGTGCTGATGAATGATGAAACAAAAAAAGAAATTCTAACTATTGCAGAAGCTCATCAGTTGTATATTATTGAGAATGACATGTATTCTGATCTATATTTTGGCGATCAAAGACCACGCAGTATAAAAAGCTTTGATACGAAAGGTCAGGTCATGATCTACTCCTCATTTTCAAAAACACTTTCGCCGGGAATCCGCCTGGGCTGGCTGTATGCCGGTGATTTGTATGCAAGAGCTGAAAGAGTGAGGTTTGCTTTGGGACGTTCTGTTTCTCCGGTATATCAGGAGTTGGTGTTGAAACTGCTCCAGGGAAACAGCTATGAAAGACATCTTCAGTCCTTCCGGAAAAAACTTAATCAGCAGGCTGCTGAGGTATTGGAAGCTGTAAGGAATTCTTTTCCTGAAAACTCTTATTTTCACAGACCACAGGGAGGTTACAGTATTTGGGGACAGCTTCCGGAAAGTACAGATATAAAAAGGTTTTACGACTATTGTGAGCGACACCGGATTTTATTTACTCCCGGAGATACCTTTTCTTTTATGGACAGATATCATTACCATTTCAGGATTATTTTTGCAGAAAGAATTACTTCAGAAAGTATTGTTTTGCTGGAAAGTGCAGGCACAAAGGCAAAAGAATTGCAGATTTAA
- a CDS encoding helix-turn-helix domain-containing protein — protein sequence MSDQLETIEDYYRRIRKDQIKMFDSEDFETGKSHFNISMRRYCSFKSPYNRRDYYKISFIIGKGTIHYGSHQLYIDRPALFFPSPGIPYSWECESDVQEGYFCLFNQEFFSGNTEFNLFKQTSMFKEWSKPVVFLTEEQTQLATLYFEQMYRMNNSTYPFRCSSIKSNLASVMHLALENRVEDINPNELPANVRLYKLFDELLNKQFPLDSPAYPLALKTPSDFAEHLNVHVNHLNSSVKSVTNLTTTQIIKEKMFEESKNLLKYTNWDIAQIGYTLGFDQPAHFNNFFKKHARTSPLKFKNLS from the coding sequence ATGAGTGATCAGCTGGAAACCATAGAAGATTATTACAGACGCATCCGCAAAGATCAGATTAAAATGTTTGATTCTGAAGACTTTGAAACGGGAAAATCCCACTTCAACATTTCCATGCGGCGATACTGCAGCTTCAAAAGCCCCTATAACCGCCGTGATTATTATAAAATCAGCTTTATCATTGGAAAAGGAACGATTCATTATGGTTCACATCAGCTGTATATTGACCGCCCTGCCCTGTTCTTTCCATCTCCGGGTATTCCGTATTCATGGGAATGTGAGAGTGATGTACAGGAAGGATACTTTTGTTTGTTTAACCAGGAATTCTTTAGTGGAAACACAGAATTCAACCTGTTCAAACAAACATCGATGTTCAAAGAATGGAGCAAGCCGGTTGTTTTTCTGACAGAGGAGCAAACTCAGCTGGCTACTCTTTATTTCGAGCAGATGTACAGAATGAACAACTCCACTTATCCTTTCCGCTGCAGCAGTATCAAAAGCAATCTGGCGTCCGTGATGCATCTGGCTCTTGAAAACCGTGTAGAAGATATCAATCCGAATGAGCTTCCTGCAAATGTACGTTTATACAAACTGTTTGATGAACTGCTCAACAAACAGTTTCCTTTGGATTCACCTGCTTATCCGCTGGCTTTAAAAACGCCTTCCGACTTTGCCGAACACCTGAACGTTCATGTCAACCACCTGAACTCTTCGGTAAAATCCGTGACAAATCTTACGACCACTCAGATTATCAAGGAAAAAATGTTTGAAGAATCCAAAAATCTGCTAAAGTATACAAACTGGGATATTGCCCAGATTGGTTATACGTTAGGATTTGACCAGCCTGCCCACTTTAATAATTTCTTTAAAAAGCACGCCCGCACTTCACCATTAAAATTTAAGAATTTATCTTAA
- a CDS encoding MFS transporter, giving the protein MLREASEQRIRLITIMAFVSIPLSGFVTDIYLPSFPSMAKEMMVSEKDIQITLTSYLLSYGISQLFVGGILDSIGRYRPKLIALFLLILTSILITMTNSILLICLLRILQGAAVSVLVVATRAIFVDIYDAEKVKHYLSYFTIVWSCGPILAPFLGGYLEKMFNWHANFYFLAAYAGFLFLFEWFFSGESLPQKKKLDLSENISLYKMMLKNRIFMLGIFILGLSYSIVMLFNITGPFIIENTFHFTPVVIGYCTLILGFSWMIGGFIGKRRLTLGFRSRILQPIFLQLILIAGLIITSYFAESLFIMIPFAFFIHICSGILFTSFFTTSMLYFPKNAGTAGGLMGGLVYVITSVTSFIISVSGTVSEQKDLSWRYLIIACFLFGIIMMMHQAVKKEKAEIS; this is encoded by the coding sequence ATGTTGAGAGAAGCATCTGAACAACGAATCAGATTAATTACCATTATGGCTTTCGTGTCTATCCCGCTTTCCGGGTTTGTAACAGACATTTATCTACCATCGTTTCCCTCTATGGCAAAAGAAATGATGGTATCAGAAAAAGATATCCAGATTACTTTAACATCATACCTTTTGAGCTACGGGATTTCCCAGTTGTTTGTGGGAGGAATTCTGGACAGCATCGGCCGCTACCGTCCCAAACTGATCGCCTTATTTCTGCTAATCCTGACGAGTATTTTAATTACTATGACGAACAGCATCTTATTGATCTGTCTGCTTCGTATACTTCAGGGGGCAGCAGTTTCAGTGCTTGTCGTAGCTACCCGTGCTATTTTCGTAGATATATATGATGCGGAGAAAGTGAAGCACTACCTGAGTTATTTTACCATTGTATGGTCGTGCGGTCCCATTCTGGCGCCTTTCCTCGGAGGTTATCTTGAGAAAATGTTTAACTGGCATGCTAATTTTTATTTCCTTGCCGCATACGCCGGATTCCTCTTCCTTTTTGAATGGTTCTTCAGCGGAGAGAGCCTTCCTCAAAAAAAGAAACTGGATCTTTCAGAGAATATCAGCCTTTACAAAATGATGCTTAAGAACAGGATTTTTATGCTGGGAATTTTCATCTTAGGACTGAGCTACTCCATTGTAATGTTGTTTAATATTACCGGGCCTTTTATTATTGAAAATACGTTTCATTTTACTCCGGTAGTCATCGGATACTGTACATTAATCCTGGGGTTTTCGTGGATGATCGGAGGTTTTATCGGGAAACGCAGACTGACTCTTGGTTTCAGATCAAGGATTTTACAGCCTATTTTTCTCCAGCTAATCCTCATCGCAGGGTTGATTATCACCAGTTATTTTGCAGAAAGTCTTTTTATTATGATTCCTTTCGCATTCTTCATCCATATCTGCTCCGGAATTTTATTTACCTCATTCTTTACGACAAGTATGCTTTACTTTCCTAAAAACGCGGGAACTGCCGGCGGACTCATGGGCGGATTGGTATATGTGATTACCTCCGTAACAAGCTTTATCATTTCGGTAAGCGGAACGGTAAGTGAACAGAAAGATCTTTCCTGGCGTTATCTGATCATTGCCTGTTTTCTTTTCGGGATTATTATGATGATGCATCAGGCTGTTAAAAAAGAAAAAGCAGAGATCAGTTGA
- a CDS encoding DUF488 domain-containing protein, whose product MPEIVLKRVYEAASPDDGYRVLIDRLWPRGLSKENADLDEWDKDIAPSTELRLWFHHDVRLWEEFSEKYRKELHESNLGKDFMKRHKKHKKITLLYAAKDEEHCHAIILKKYLESIK is encoded by the coding sequence ATGCCTGAAATTGTATTAAAAAGAGTTTATGAGGCTGCGTCTCCGGACGACGGATACCGTGTTCTGATAGATCGTCTTTGGCCAAGAGGCCTTTCTAAAGAAAATGCTGATCTTGATGAATGGGATAAAGACATTGCACCATCCACAGAATTAAGGCTTTGGTTTCATCATGATGTCAGGCTATGGGAAGAATTCTCAGAAAAATATAGGAAAGAACTTCATGAAAGTAACCTTGGAAAAGATTTCATGAAACGCCATAAGAAACATAAAAAAATTACATTACTGTATGCAGCCAAAGATGAAGAACACTGTCATGCAATTATTCTGAAGAAGTATCTTGAAAGCATAAAATAA
- a CDS encoding MarR family winged helix-turn-helix transcriptional regulator has product MSAKKNDISELALELGLAMSEMKSRLRQKIQATVNEYDPDLSFELIEILGLLSRYNGINQQEIGNKVSKDKSSITYLINSLVKRDLVERIADENDRRNKQIFLTPKGKQIVETVYPWALDLYKKAVEGIDEKEISKALLLVKKMTANLE; this is encoded by the coding sequence ATGTCTGCAAAAAAGAATGATATTTCTGAACTGGCTCTGGAGCTTGGATTGGCAATGAGCGAAATGAAGAGCCGTCTCCGGCAGAAGATCCAGGCTACCGTTAATGAATATGACCCTGATCTGTCTTTTGAACTGATTGAGATTCTGGGATTACTTTCACGCTACAACGGAATCAACCAGCAGGAAATAGGAAATAAAGTAAGCAAAGACAAATCCAGTATTACCTATCTCATCAACAGCCTTGTAAAAAGAGATCTTGTTGAGCGGATAGCTGATGAAAACGACAGAAGAAATAAACAGATTTTTTTAACTCCGAAGGGTAAACAGATTGTGGAGACCGTTTATCCATGGGCATTAGATCTTTATAAAAAGGCAGTTGAAGGCATTGATGAAAAAGAAATCAGCAAAGCACTGCTATTGGTAAAAAAAATGACAGCAAACCTGGAATAA
- a CDS encoding universal stress protein codes for MRTILVPVDFTSTTENAVRVAAEWAKTYGYQNIILLKTAGESEFDYLHIAEGHSFVNEESVNNLLQRTELLLDQLSSIVTEKSPEIKVSRILSDWALTRSINELLKDESSVELIILGSDDQTSATESFVSENIISIARTSPVKTLIVPNSYHYTPVKNIFIPCDINGIKRLERLFHHKSLIHKQDVHLSFLNINTREKEDENKKKELEDYIREHLTEIPSSIYYSHDENVINGILTFAATHEADLIIALPGKHSFLYYLASRSISEGIYQNTHQPVLILK; via the coding sequence ATGAGAACAATCCTTGTACCTGTTGATTTTACATCAACTACAGAAAATGCAGTAAGAGTTGCCGCAGAATGGGCAAAAACCTACGGCTATCAAAACATTATCCTCTTAAAAACGGCAGGAGAATCTGAGTTTGACTATCTGCATATTGCAGAAGGGCATTCATTTGTAAATGAAGAAAGTGTCAACAATCTATTGCAGAGAACAGAATTATTACTTGATCAGTTAAGCAGCATTGTAACAGAAAAATCACCTGAAATCAAGGTTTCAAGAATTTTAAGTGATTGGGCTCTTACCAGAAGTATCAATGAACTTTTAAAAGATGAATCGTCTGTAGAACTGATTATTCTGGGAAGTGATGATCAGACATCTGCCACTGAAAGTTTTGTATCTGAAAATATTATAAGTATCGCAAGAACAAGTCCTGTGAAGACTTTAATTGTTCCCAACAGCTATCATTATACTCCTGTTAAAAATATCTTTATCCCTTGTGACATCAATGGAATTAAACGGTTAGAAAGATTGTTTCATCATAAATCTCTCATTCATAAGCAGGATGTGCATCTGTCTTTTTTAAATATCAATACCCGCGAAAAAGAAGATGAAAACAAGAAAAAAGAGCTTGAAGACTATATCCGTGAGCATTTAACGGAAATCCCAAGCAGCATTTATTACTCTCATGATGAAAATGTCATTAATGGCATTCTGACTTTTGCAGCCACTCATGAAGCAGATCTTATCATTGCTTTGCCCGGTAAGCACAGTTTTTTGTACTATCTGGCAAGCAGAAGTATTTCCGAAGGAATTTACCAGAACACCCATCAGCCTGTACTCATCCTGAAATAA
- a CDS encoding Crp/Fnr family transcriptional regulator — protein sequence MIICEDLLFSHGASLERYEAGETIFQEGTAAKYYFQIRYGTVKLNTLLEDGKEFVHGLPFDGHCIGESYLFTGHHYAVNAVAVTSCEIIRLSKTRFLEILLEKPALMLEINKYTADRLHFRYMISSFLAISDPIVKLVKLFDHLKKYFGFEEAYSFLIPYTRQQIATLTGLRVETVIRYVKKMQEQKLVKIESSKIYY from the coding sequence ATGATCATATGCGAAGACTTATTATTTTCCCACGGAGCCAGTCTGGAAAGGTATGAAGCAGGAGAAACAATTTTTCAGGAAGGAACCGCTGCAAAATATTATTTTCAGATCAGATATGGCACTGTGAAACTGAATACTTTATTGGAAGACGGAAAAGAATTTGTTCACGGCCTTCCTTTTGATGGGCATTGCATCGGCGAAAGTTATTTGTTTACAGGACATCATTATGCTGTTAACGCAGTTGCAGTGACCAGCTGTGAAATCATCAGGCTTTCTAAAACCAGATTTCTTGAAATATTGCTGGAAAAACCTGCATTAATGCTTGAGATTAATAAATATACCGCAGACAGACTGCATTTCAGGTATATGATCTCTAGTTTTCTGGCTATTTCAGATCCTATCGTAAAGCTGGTGAAGCTTTTTGACCATCTTAAAAAATATTTTGGTTTTGAAGAAGCTTATTCATTCCTGATTCCCTATACCAGACAACAGATTGCGACACTCACCGGTCTCCGGGTAGAGACGGTGATCAGATATGTCAAAAAAATGCAGGAGCAGAAACTCGTTAAAATCGAAAGCTCTAAAATTTATTATTAA